The Streptococcus oralis DNA window ACCAAAGGTGAGGTCTTGTTTGATGGCGTAAACATCCTTGAGTTGGAAGTGGATGAGCGTGCGCGTATGGGACTTTTCCTTGCTATGCAATACCCATCTGAAATCCCTGGAATTACCAACGCTGAATTTCTTCGTGCAGCCATGAATGCCGGTAAAGAAGATGATGAAAAGATTTCGGTTCGTGAGTTCATCACTAAACTAGACGAGAAAATGGAATTGCTCAACATGAAAGAAGAAATGGCAGAGCGTTACCTCAACGAAGGCTTCTCTGGTGGTGAGAAAAAACGCAATGAAATTCTTCAACTTTTGATGTTGGAACCAACTTTTGCTCTTTTGGATGAGATTGACTCAGGTCTTGATATTGATGCCCTTAAAGTCGTATCGAAAGGTGTCAATGCTATGCGTGGCGAGGGTTTTGGTGCTATGATTATCACTCACTACCAACGTCTTTTGAACTACATCACACCAGACGTGGTCCACGTGATGATGGAAGGTCGTGTGGTCCTTTCTGGTGGTCCAGAATTGGCTGCCCGTTTGGAACGTGAAGGATACGCAAAACTGGCTGAAGAACTTGGCTACGACTACAAGGAAGAATTGTAATTCCCTCGTATCTTTTAGGAGAAGTAAATGACTAAAGAGAATATTAAACTTTTTTCAGAAATGCACGCTGAACCAAGCTGGTTGGCTGACCTCCGTCAAAAAGCTTTTGATAAGATTGAGAGTTTGGAATTACCAGTTATTGAGCGTGTCAAATTTCACCGTTGGAATCTGGGAGATGGAACCATCACAGAAAGTGAACCTTCAGCAAATGTTCCTGACTTCACGGCTCTAGATAATCACTTGAAGTTGGTGCAAGTAGGAACGCAGACTGTTTTTGAACAAACTCCAGTTGAGTTGGCTGAACAAGGTGTTGTCTTTACAGACTTTCACTCAGCTTTAGAAGAAATTCCAGAACTTATCGAGGAATTCTTCATGTCATCTGTTAAGTATGACGATGACAAGTTGGCAGCCTACCATACAGCTTACTTTAACAGTGGTGCTGTTCTCTACATTCCTGATAATGTTGAGATTACAGAGCCAATCGAAGGAATTTTCTACCAAGACAGTGATAGCGATGTGCCATTTAACAAGCATATTATGATTATCGCTGGTAAAAATTCTAAGATTAGTTATCTTGAACGTCTAGAGTCACGAGGTGAAGGTAGTGCCAAGGCAACTGCTAATATCACGGTTGAAGTGATTGCTCGTTCAGGTGCGCAAGTGAAGTTTGCTGCTATTGACCGTTTAGGTGAAAATGTCACTGCCTACATTAGCCGTCGTGGTAAACTAGGCAACGATGCCAGCATTGACTGGGCAATCGGTGTCATGAACGAAGGAAATGTCGTTGCGGACTTTGATAGCGACTTGATTGGAAATGGTAGCCATGCTGACCTTAAAGTCGTAGCTCTTTCAAGTGGCCGTCAGGTGCAAGGGATTGATACTCGAGTGACTAACTATGGATGTAACTCAATCGGAAATATCCTCCAACATGGGGTTATCCTTGAAAAAGCTACCTTGACCTTCAATGGTATTGGCCACATTATCAAGGGTGCCAAGGGAGCAGATGCGCAGCAAGAGAGTCGTGTTCTTATGCTTTCAGACCAAGCACGTTCAGATGCCAACCCAATTCTTTTGATTGATGAAAATGACGTAACTGCAGGTCACGCGGCTTCTATCGGTCAGGTGGATCCAGAAGATATGTACTACCTCATGAGCCGTGGCTTGGATAAGGCGACTGCTGAGCGTTTGGTTGTTCGTGGTTTCCTTGGCTCCGTAATTGTTGAGATTCCAGTTAAAGAAGTTCGTGACGAAATGATTGCAACTATCGAAGAAAAATTGTCAAAACGCTAAGGGGAAGCCTATGTTAGATGTAGAAGCGATTCGCAAGGATTTTCCAATTTTGGACCAGATTGTCAACGATGAACCTCTGGTCTATCTGGACAATGCTGCGACGACACAAAAACCATTAGCAGTTCTGGAAACAATCAACCGCTACTATGAGCAGGACAATGCCAATGTTCACCGTGGTGTTCATACCTTGGCTGAGCGAGCAACAGCTTCTTATGAAGCTGCTCGTGAAACCATTCGTAAGTTTATCCATGCAGGCTCTACAAAGGAAGTTCTCTTTACCAGAGGAACGACAACCAGCCTTAACTGGGTGGCATGCTTCGCTGAGGAAATCCTGACTGAGGGAGACCAGGTCTTGATTTCTGTCATGGAACACCATTCCAATATCATTCCTTGGCAAGAGGTCTGCCGCAAGACTGGGGCAGAGCTTGTCTATGTTTATCTCAAGGATGGAGCTCTGGATATGGATGACTTGCGAGCTAAATTGACTGGTAAAGTCAAGTTTGTCTCCTTAGCTCATTCCTCTAATGTCCTTGGTGTGGTCAATCCGATCAAGGAAATCACTCAATTAGCCCACCAAGTTGGAGCTATTATGGTGGTGGATGGTGCTCAATCTACACCCCATATGAAGATTGATGTCCAGGACTTGGATGTGGACTTCTTTGCTTTTTCAGGTCACAAGATGGCTGGACCAACTGGTATTGGTGTTCTTTACGGTAAAGAAAAGTATCTGGAACAAATGTCACCAGTTGAGTTTGGTGGCGAGATGATTGATTTCGTCTATGAGCAATCTGCTAGTTGGAAGGAATTGCCTTGGAAATTTGAGGCTGGAACGCCAAATATGGCAGGTGCTATTGGACTTGCTGCAGCAGTGGATTATCTGGAAAAGATTGGTATGGACTCCGTTGAAGCTCATGAACAGGAATTAATCTCATACGTCTTTCCAAAATTGCAGGCCATTGAAGGTTTGACCATTTATGGTTCGCAGGACTTGGCTAAACGTTCAGGTGTCATTGCCTTTAACCTAGGGGATCTTCACCCTCACGATCTTGCAACAGCACTGGATTATGAAGGAGTGGCTGTTCGCGCGGGCCATCACTGCGCGCAACCCTTGCTTCAGTATTTAGAAGTCCCAGCAACAGCTCGTGCAAGTTTTTATATCTACAATACCAAGGCAGATTGTGACAAGCTAGTCGATGCCCTACAAAAGACAAAGGAGTTTTTCAATGGCACTTTCTAAACTAGATAGCCTTTATATGGCAGTGGTGGCAGACCATTCGAAAAATCCACATCACCAAGGGAAGCTGGAAGATGCTGAGCAAATCAGCCTCAATAATCCAACCTGTGGGGATGTCATCAACCTCTCTGTCAAGTTTGACGCAGAGGACCGTTTGGAAGATATTGCTTTTCTAAATTCAGGATGCACGATTTCAACTGCCTCTGCTAGCATGATGACAGATGCAGTTTTAGGCAAGACCAAACAAGAAATTTTAGAGCTTGCGACCATTTTTTCAGAAATGGTTCAAGGTCAAAAAGATGACCGCCAAGACCAACTTGGCGATGCAGCTTTCTTATCAGGTGTTGCCAAATTTCCTCAACGAATCAAGTGTGCAACCCTAGCTTGGAATGCCCTTAAGAAAACAATTGAAGATCAAGAAAAACAGTAAGACAAGTTTCTTTTGTCTTACGAATCAGTAGAAATGAAGAATGAAAGAAAGGATATTATGGCTGAAGAAAGAGTAGAACCAAAACCAATTGACCTTGGTGAATATAAATTTGGTTTCCATGACGATGTAGAGCCTGTCCTATCGACAGGAAAAGGATTGAACGAAGAAGTCATTCGCGAATTATCAGCTGCTAAGGGAGAACCTGAGTGGATGTTAGAATTCCGTTTGAAGTCTTATGAAACCTTCAAAAAAATGCCTATGCAAACCTGGGGGGCAGACTTGTCAGAGATTGACTTTGATGACTTGATCTATTACCAAAAACCATCTGATAAACCAGCCCGTTCTTGGGATGATGTACCTGAAAAGATTAAAGAAACCTTTGAACGTATCGGTATTCCAGAAGCTGAACGTGCTTATCTAGCAGGTGCTTCTGCCCAGTACGAGTCAGAAGTGGTTTACCACAACATGAAGGAAGAGTTCCAGAAATTGGGGATTATCTTTACAGATACGGATTCTGCCCTCAAGGAATACCCAGACTTGTTTAAACAATACTTTGCGAAGTTGGTACCGCCGACAGATAACAAGTTGGCAGCCCTCAACTCTGCAGTATGGTCGGGTGGAACCTTTATCTACGTGCCAAAAGGTGTCAAGGTAGATATTCCACTTCAAACTTATTTCCGTATCAACAACGAAAATACAGGTCAGTTCGAACGTACCTTGATTATCGTTGATGAGGGAGCAAGTGTCCACTATGTAGAAGGATGTACAGCACCAACATATTCAAGTAATAGCCTGCACGCTGCTATTGTAGAAATTTTCGCTTTGGACGGAGCTTATATGCGTTATACTACTATCCAAAACTGGTCAGATAACGTTTATAACTTGGTAACGAAACGTGCCAAAGCCTTGAAAGATGCGACTGTTGAGTGGATTGATGGAAACTTGGGTGCCAAAACAACCATGAAATACCCATCTGTTTACCTAGATGGAGAAGGGGCCCGTGGTACTATGCTCTCTATCGCCTTTGCTAATGCTGGTCAACACCAAGATACTGGTGCCAAGATGATCCACAACGCACCGCATACAAGCTCGTCTATCGTTTCTAAATCCATCGCTAAAGGCGGAGGGAAGGTTGACTACCGTGGACAAGTAACCTTTAACAAGAACTCTAAGAAATCTGTTTCTCACATCGAGTGTGATACCATTATCATGGATGACTTATCAGCTTCAGATACCATTCCATTTAATGAAATCCACAACTCGCAAGTTGCATTGGAACACGAAGCCAAAGTATCTAAGATTTCAGAGGAACAACTCTACTACCTCATGAGCCGTGGTTTGTCAGAATCTGAGGCAACTGAGATGATCGTTATGGGATTTGTAGAGCCCTTCACTAAAGAACTTCCAATGGAATACGCAGTTGAGCTGAACCGCTTGATTAGCTATGAGATGGAAGGATCGGTAGGATGAGGGCAAAAAGGAGAAGCAAATGGGATTCTTAAAAAAATTATTTGGCAATGTTGAAAAAGCGAATAAAGGCGAAATTCCTGCTGAAGAAATTGTTCCACCTTTTACAGTTGATTTAGTAGAAGAAGCAGATGATTATTGGCGACAAATGGAACAAAACCTCTTGATAAACGCTGTAAAAGCTGCTGGTGGTCCTGAGGCAGTAGAACGTGCATTTGTTCTTGCTAATTTCAAGGAAAATCAAGAAACCTTTGAGCTCTTTTATCAGGTAAATGGTCAACTTCTTTCATGGAGAGAGATGGATGCGACTGTAGTTGATAAAATCAGCAATCAACTCCTTCCGCAAGCGGCAGAAGTAGCGCGTGCAGTAAATGAAAATTATGAAGAGGCAGATGTACCAGTAATCCAGTACGCTATGCTTCAGTTTGAAACTGCAACCATGGCTTGGTTTGGACGGAAGCTGACAACAGCTTCTCCAGAAGCACAACTGACTTTTGAAGAATTGGTATCTGGTTGGCGCGCTATTTTGGAACAAGAAGTTCCAAATCGTCCTTTAGATAGTGACCGTCCCTTCCCTTACTTTGAAGTTTAAAAAATCCCAAATCCCCAAAAAATTTTCAATGGAGTATACTGTTGAGCCTACTCGCTTGATGAGTAACTAATTGAAAGAATCAGTGGGTAAAAATGCAAATTCTGAACAGAAATCCTTTCTGTTCAGAATTTTTTTCAAAAAAGAACCTAATAAATATTCACAAAAATGCTTTTATATGGTAAAATAAAACAATTACATTTAGTGGAGATGAAGTATGAATATTTTTAGAACCAAGGATGTTAGTCTGAGACAGACAGAGATGCACCGTCATTTGAAGTTGTGGGATTTGATTCTTCTAGGGATTGGTGCCATGGTGGGGACAGGGATTTTCACCATTACAGGAACAGCAGCGGCTACCCTAGCTGGTCCATCACTAGTGATTTCCATTGTGATTTCTGCCCTGTGTGTTTCTCTATCAGCCCTCTTTTTTGCAGAATTTGCCTCTCGTGTGCCTGCAACTGGTGGTGCTTATAGTTACCTCTATGCGATTCTAGGAGAATTGCCAGCCTGGATTGCTGGCTGGCTGACCATCATGGAATTCATGACGGCTGTTTCAGGTGTTGCGTCTGGCTGGGCAGCTTACTTTAAGGGACTGCTCAATAATTATGGTATCTCCATGCCCCAAGCCTTGAATGGAACCTTTAATCCTGAACAAGGAACCTATATTGATCTTCTGCCTATTTTAGTACTAACATTGGTAACGGGATTGGTTTTATTAAATTCCAAGGCAGCCTTGCGATTTAATTCGCTTTTAGTGGTCTTGAAATTCTCAGCTCTGGCCTTATTTATCCTAGTTGGTATTTGGTACATTAAGCCTGAAAATTGGACGAATTTTGCTCCATTTGGTTTTGGTCAACTATATGGTGGAAGTACTGGGATTATGGCGGGTGCATCTTTGATGTTCTTTGGATTTTTCGGATTTGAGTCTATTTCCATGGCAGTTGATGAAATTCAAAGCCCGCAAAAAAATATTCCTCGCGGAATTGTCCTTTCTCTGACAATTGTCACCATTCTCTATGCTTTGGTAACCTTAGTATTGACAGGGATTGTTCACTACAGTAAGCTCAATGTGGACGATGCAGTAGCATTTTCATTACGGAGTATTGGTATCGGCTGGGCGGCCAATTATGTTTCGCTTGTAGCCATTCTAACCCTGATAACCGTATGTATCTCCATGACTTATGCTTTGTCTCGGATGATTTATAGTTTAGCGCGTGATGGACTTTTACCTCAAAGTTTCAAACAATTAAGCAAGACCAGTCGCGTTCCTAAAAATGCGACCCTCTTAACAGGAGTTGCTTCAGCCATTGCTGCAGGGGTCTTTCCTCTAGCCAGTATTGCAGCCTTCTTAAATATTTGTACGCTAGCTTATCTCATTTTGCTAGCCTACGGAATAATAAAACTCAGAAAGGATAAGGGTATGCCAAAAGAGGGAGAGTTTAAAACTCCCTTGGTGCCACTTTTGCCAATTCTTTCCATTCTTATCTGTGTTTCCTTTATGCTTCAATATAGCCTAGATACCTGGATTGCCTTTGGCATTGCTCTTGTAGTTGGCCTAGTCATTTACTTTGCTTACGGGCTTCGCCATTCAACGCTTGCAGAAGCAGAATAAAAGCTGGGAATTCCCAGCTTTTTTAATCTTTCACATAAGTAAATCCTTCACCCAGAATTTCATGAGCCTCAGTGATGGTGATAAAGGCTTGAGGGTCGATTTTGTGAATCATATCTTTCATTTTAACGATTTCGTTCCGACCTACGATACAGTAGATAATTTTTAAATCCTTTTTGCTGTAGTAGCCTTGACCAGATATAAAGGTAACGCCACGTCCGAGTTCATCGTTAATCTCTTTGGCCAATTGATCAGGATATTGGGTAATAATCATAAATCCTTTACCAGCATAACCTCCTTCGCCGATCAAGTCGATAACACGAGCGATGATAAAGTCAAATAAGAGGGTATAGGTAACTAGACGAAGATCCTGGAAGATAATCAAAATCAACATTAGGATAAAAAAGTCAATCCCAAAAAGCAATTTACCAATCGAAATATTAGTGTATTTGTTGAGGATACGGGCAACGATATCAGAGCCACCAGTGGTTCCACCAGCATTAAAGATAATTCCTAAACCAACCCCCAGTAAGACTCCTGAGACTAAAGCGACAATGATGAGATCCCCTTGCAAGTCGATGTGCAAAGGAATGCGCTCAAAGATTGCTAGCCAAACGGAAAGTGAAATAGATCCTAGAAGGCTAGAGTAGAGGGTCTTAGGTCCAAATATCTTCCAAGCCAGGATAAATAAAGGGATATTGATTAAGAGGTTCATCAATGAGACAGGAATTTTAAAAAGATAGTAGGTAATCAAGGTAATACCTGTCGCCCCTCCCTCAAATAAATGATAAGGAACAACAAAGTAGGTAAGACCGAAGGCATAGATAGCAGCTCCAAGAATAATGGTGATAATCGGTTGAAGTTTTCGAATCATGGCTGTTCCTCACTTTTCTATAGATAGATTATACCAAAAATTCAGTTCTTTTCATCGGATCACTGATGATTTTTTATCATTTTTTTGATATAATAAAGGAGAAAATCCCAATCCTATCGAGAAGAATAGAAAGATTGAATTATGACACAAGTAAAAATTGTAACGGACTCTTCTGTTACTATCGAACCAGAAGTAGTTAAAGAATTAAATATCACCGTTGTTCCTCTATCAGTTATGATTGATAGTGTGCTTTATTCGGATGCAGATTTGAAAGAGGGAGAATTCCTTCATCTTATGCAACAAAGCAAGAATCTGCCTAAAACAAGTCAGCCACCTGTGGGAGTGTTTGCTGAGATCTTTGAAGAACTAGGTAAAGATGACAGTCAAATTATCGCCATTCACATGTCCCATGCCTTGTCTGGAACTGTGGAAGCTGCTCGCCAAGGGGCAAGTCTCTCTACTGCTGATGTAACGGTTATTGATAGTTCCTTTACAGATCAAGCGATGAAGTTCCAAGTTGTTGAAGCCGCAAAACTTGCTAAAGAAGGTAAAGATTTAGAAACGATCTTGGCTCATGTAGAGGACGTCAAAAATCATACAGAACTCTATATCGGTGTTTCGACGCTAGAAAATTTAGTTAAAGGTGGTCGTATTGGACGTGTGACAGGATTACTAAGTTCCCTCTTGAATATTCGTGTAGTAATGCAGATGAAGAACCACGAACTCCAACCAATCGCCAAAGGACGTGGAGCGAAAACTTTCAAAAAGTGGCTTGAGGAATTAACCAATACTCTTTCCCAAAAATCAGTTGCAGAAATTGGAATCTCCTATGCTGGAACGAACGAATTGGCGAATGAGATGAAGGCATTATTGCAACCTTATGTTGAGAAGCCAATCTCTGTATTGGAAACTGGCTCTATTATTCAAACTCATACTGGAGAGAATGCTTGGGCAATTCTAATTCGCTACAATTCCTAAAAAATAGAGAAAAAATGGTCAAAATAGTGTTTTTGACTTGACCTATAGCCGATTTTAGGATATGATTATATTTGTTAATTAGAAATTATTTGGAGGATTTGTTAACATGGCAAACAAACAAGATTTGATCGCTAAAGTAGCAGAAGCTACAGAATTGACTAAGAAAGATTCAGCAGCAGCAGTTGACGCTGTATTTGCAGCAGTAACTGAATACCTTGCAGCTGGTGAAAAAGTTCAATTGATCGGTTTCGGTAACTTTGAAGTTCGTGAGCGTGCTGCACGTAAAGGTCGCAACCCACAAACTGGTAAAGAAATCAAAATCGCAGCTTCTAAAGTTCCAGCATTCAAAGCTGGTAAAGCTCTTAAAGACGCTGTTAAATAATGAATTTTCAAAAAGCCTATTGTATCAAGCTTCATTGCTTGGTCGATAGGCTTTTTTTGTTTATTTGAAAAGTTGAGTTATCATTCTGTACAAAAAGAAAAAGGTTCCCATGTTTGAGAACCTTCTTTTCATTAGTTTTTAGAAGCTGCTTGGAATTCAGGGTTTTTCCATGCTTCATCAATGATAGCTTGCAATTCTTTAGCAGATGCTTGCATTTTTTGAGTTTCAGCGTCGTTCAATGGAATGTTTACTGGACGAACAATACCGTGTGCACCAACAACAGCTGGTTGACCGATAAAGACGTTTTTAACACCGTATTGACCTTCTTGGAAGACTGAAAGTGGAAGTACTGCATTTTCGTCATCAAGGATTGCTTTTGTGATACGAGCAAGTGCTACAGCGATACCGTAGTATGTAGCTCCTTTTTTGTTAATGATTGTGTAAGCAGCGTCACGAACACCTTCGAACAATTCAATCAATTCAGCTTCTTGAACGTTTTGAGTATCTTTAAGGAATTCTTCTAGGTTTACACCAGCGATGTTAGCGTGTGACCAAACCGCAAATTCAGAATCTCCGTGTTCACCCATGATGTAGGCGTGAACTGAACGAGCATCAACATCCAATTTTTCAGCAAGTGCTTGACGGAAACGTGCTGAGTCAAGTGAAGTACCTGAACCGATAACACGTTCTTTAGGGAATCCAGAGAATTTCCAAGTTGAGTAAGTCAAAACGTCAACTGGGTTAGCTGCAACAAGGAAGATACCATCGAAACCTGATTCAACAACTTGTGTTACGATTGATTTGTTGATAGCCAAGTTTTTACCTACAAGGTCAAGACGAGTTTCACCTGGTTTTTGAGGAGCACCTGCAGTGATAACAACAAGGTCAGCGTCTGCACAGTCAGAGTATTGAGCAGCGTAGATTTTTTTAGGTGAAGTGAAGGCAAGGGCGTGGCTAAGGTCAAGCGCATCACCAACAGCTTTTTCGTGTAATTGTGGAATTTCGATAATTCCAAGCTCTTGTGCAATTCCTTGGTTAACAAGTGCGAAAGCGTAAGATGAACCTACGGCACCGTCACCAACAAGGATCACTTTTTTGTGTTGTTTAGTTGAAGTCATTATCTAAACATCTCCTTCATTTTTTTTAGGGGAATCCCCAGACAATTTCATTCTATCACTTTTGAAAAGCTTTGTCACGAATATTCTATTCGGTTATCGATGTAAACGTTTTAGTGATTTCAGAAGGCTGAAATGAGGGACGAATTATGGTATAATATATCTAATTACTAATAGTGAAATGAGGCATTTATGAATGCAGGATAAAAACTTAGTGAATGTTAATCTGACAAAGGAGATGAAGACCAGCTTTATCGACTACGCCATGAGTGTTATCGTAGCGCGTGCTCTTCCTGATGTTCGAGATGGCTTAAAACCAGTTCACCGTCGTATTCTTTACGGAATGAATGAACTAGGTGTTACTCCAGACAAACCTCATAAAAAGTCAGCCCGTATTACAGGGGATGTTATGGGTAAATACCACCCACACGGTGATTCCTCTATTTACGAAGCCATGGTTCGTATGGCCCAGTGGTGGAGCTACCGTTACATGCTTGTTGATGGGCATGGAAACTTTGGTTCTATGGACGGGGACGGTGCTGCCGCGCAGCGGTACACTGAGGCACGTATGAGCAAGATTGCTCTTGAAATGCTTCGTGATATCAATAAAAACACCGTTGATTTCGTAGACAACTACGATGCTAACGAACGTGAACCCTTGGTCTTGCCAGCTCGTTTTCCAAACCTTTTGGTAAACGGAGCAACGGGTATTGCTGTTGGGATGGCAACCAATATTCCACCTCACAACTTGGGTGAAACCATTGATGCAGTGAAGTTGGTTATGGACAATCCTGAAGTGACGACTAAGGACTTGATGGAAGTCTTGCCTGGTCCAGATTTTCCAACCGGTGCCCTTGTCATGGGGAAATCAGGTATTCATAAGGCTTATGAGACTGGTAAAGGTTCCATTGTCCTTCGTTCTCGTACAGAGATTGAAACCACTAAGACGGGTCGTGAGCGGATTGTTGTAACGGAATTCCCTTATATGGTTAATAAAACCAAGGTACATGAGCATATTGTTCGCTTGGTTCAGGAAAAACGAATTGAGGGCATTACAGCCGTACGTGATGAGTCCAACCGTGAAGGCGTTCGCTTTGTAATCGAGGTTAAACGCGACGCGTCTGCCAACGTTATCCTTAACAACCTCTTCAAGATGACCCAGATGCAAACCAACTTTGGTTTCAACATGTTGGCGATTGAAAATGGTGTGCCAAAAATCTTGTCCCTTCGTCAAATTTTGGATGCTTATATCGAGCACCAAAAAGAAGTGGTTGTTCGCCGTACTCGTTTTGACAAGGAAAAGGCGGAGGCGCGTGCGCACATCTTAGAAGGTCTTTTAATTGCACTTGACCATATCGACGAAGTGATTCGTATCATTCGTGCCAGTGAAACAGATGCGGAAGCGCAAGCTGAGTTGATGAGCAAATTCAAGCTTTCTGAACGTCAAAGTCAAGCTATCCTTGATATGCGTCTTCGTCGTTTGACAGGATTGGAACGTGATAAGATTCAGTCTGAATATGATGAATTGATTGCCTTGATTGCAGATTTGGCTGATATTCTTGCCAAACCTGAACGCGTGGCGCAAATTATCAAAGAGGAATTGGACGAAGTCAAACGCAAGTTTGGTGACAAGCGTCGTACGGAGTTGATGATCGGAGAAGTCTTAACTCTTGAAGATGAAGATTTGATTGAAGAAACGGATGTCTTGATTACCCTATCTAACAAGGGCTATATCAAACGTTTGGACCAAGGTGAGTTCACTGCTCAAAAACGTGGTGGCCGTGGAGTTCAAGGTACGGGAGTTAAGGATGATGACTTTGTGCGTGAGTTGGTTTCAACCAGCACCCATGATCATTTGCTCTTCTTTACTAATAAAGGACGCGTATACCGACTAAAAGGTTATGAAATCCCTGAATATGGTCGTACCGCTAAGGGATTGCCAGTTGTCAATCTATTGAAGTTGGACGAAGGCGAGAGTATTCAGACCATTATCAACGTTGAGTCTGAACGTAGTGATGACGCCTATCTCTTCTTCACAACCCGTCACGGTATCGTGAAACGAACCAGTGTTAAAGAGTTCGCTAATATTCGTCAAAATGGACTTAAAGCTTTGAATCTCAAGGATGAAGATGAACTGATTAATGTCTTGCTGACAGAAGAAGATACGGATATTATCATTGGTACCAAGTTTGGTTATGCTGTTCGCTTTAATCAATCAGCTGTTCGTGGCATGAGCCGTATCGCGACAGGTGTCCGAGGAGTCAATCTTCGTGAGGGTGACACAGTAGTTGGTGCTAGCGTGATTACGAACCAAGACGAGGTTCTTATCATCAC harbors:
- the sufC gene encoding Fe-S cluster assembly ATPase SufC, translated to MSVLEIKDLHVEIEGKEILKGVNLTLKTGEIAAIMGPNGTGKSTLSAAIMGNPNYEVTKGEVLFDGVNILELEVDERARMGLFLAMQYPSEIPGITNAEFLRAAMNAGKEDDEKISVREFITKLDEKMELLNMKEEMAERYLNEGFSGGEKKRNEILQLLMLEPTFALLDEIDSGLDIDALKVVSKGVNAMRGEGFGAMIITHYQRLLNYITPDVVHVMMEGRVVLSGGPELAARLEREGYAKLAEELGYDYKEEL
- the sufD gene encoding Fe-S cluster assembly protein SufD, encoding MTKENIKLFSEMHAEPSWLADLRQKAFDKIESLELPVIERVKFHRWNLGDGTITESEPSANVPDFTALDNHLKLVQVGTQTVFEQTPVELAEQGVVFTDFHSALEEIPELIEEFFMSSVKYDDDKLAAYHTAYFNSGAVLYIPDNVEITEPIEGIFYQDSDSDVPFNKHIMIIAGKNSKISYLERLESRGEGSAKATANITVEVIARSGAQVKFAAIDRLGENVTAYISRRGKLGNDASIDWAIGVMNEGNVVADFDSDLIGNGSHADLKVVALSSGRQVQGIDTRVTNYGCNSIGNILQHGVILEKATLTFNGIGHIIKGAKGADAQQESRVLMLSDQARSDANPILLIDENDVTAGHAASIGQVDPEDMYYLMSRGLDKATAERLVVRGFLGSVIVEIPVKEVRDEMIATIEEKLSKR
- a CDS encoding cysteine desulfurase, whose product is MLDVEAIRKDFPILDQIVNDEPLVYLDNAATTQKPLAVLETINRYYEQDNANVHRGVHTLAERATASYEAARETIRKFIHAGSTKEVLFTRGTTTSLNWVACFAEEILTEGDQVLISVMEHHSNIIPWQEVCRKTGAELVYVYLKDGALDMDDLRAKLTGKVKFVSLAHSSNVLGVVNPIKEITQLAHQVGAIMVVDGAQSTPHMKIDVQDLDVDFFAFSGHKMAGPTGIGVLYGKEKYLEQMSPVEFGGEMIDFVYEQSASWKELPWKFEAGTPNMAGAIGLAAAVDYLEKIGMDSVEAHEQELISYVFPKLQAIEGLTIYGSQDLAKRSGVIAFNLGDLHPHDLATALDYEGVAVRAGHHCAQPLLQYLEVPATARASFYIYNTKADCDKLVDALQKTKEFFNGTF
- the sufU gene encoding Fe-S cluster assembly sulfur transfer protein SufU, encoding MALSKLDSLYMAVVADHSKNPHHQGKLEDAEQISLNNPTCGDVINLSVKFDAEDRLEDIAFLNSGCTISTASASMMTDAVLGKTKQEILELATIFSEMVQGQKDDRQDQLGDAAFLSGVAKFPQRIKCATLAWNALKKTIEDQEKQ
- the sufB gene encoding Fe-S cluster assembly protein SufB, with the protein product MAEERVEPKPIDLGEYKFGFHDDVEPVLSTGKGLNEEVIRELSAAKGEPEWMLEFRLKSYETFKKMPMQTWGADLSEIDFDDLIYYQKPSDKPARSWDDVPEKIKETFERIGIPEAERAYLAGASAQYESEVVYHNMKEEFQKLGIIFTDTDSALKEYPDLFKQYFAKLVPPTDNKLAALNSAVWSGGTFIYVPKGVKVDIPLQTYFRINNENTGQFERTLIIVDEGASVHYVEGCTAPTYSSNSLHAAIVEIFALDGAYMRYTTIQNWSDNVYNLVTKRAKALKDATVEWIDGNLGAKTTMKYPSVYLDGEGARGTMLSIAFANAGQHQDTGAKMIHNAPHTSSSIVSKSIAKGGGKVDYRGQVTFNKNSKKSVSHIECDTIIMDDLSASDTIPFNEIHNSQVALEHEAKVSKISEEQLYYLMSRGLSESEATEMIVMGFVEPFTKELPMEYAVELNRLISYEMEGSVG
- a CDS encoding APC family permease, which translates into the protein MNIFRTKDVSLRQTEMHRHLKLWDLILLGIGAMVGTGIFTITGTAAATLAGPSLVISIVISALCVSLSALFFAEFASRVPATGGAYSYLYAILGELPAWIAGWLTIMEFMTAVSGVASGWAAYFKGLLNNYGISMPQALNGTFNPEQGTYIDLLPILVLTLVTGLVLLNSKAALRFNSLLVVLKFSALALFILVGIWYIKPENWTNFAPFGFGQLYGGSTGIMAGASLMFFGFFGFESISMAVDEIQSPQKNIPRGIVLSLTIVTILYALVTLVLTGIVHYSKLNVDDAVAFSLRSIGIGWAANYVSLVAILTLITVCISMTYALSRMIYSLARDGLLPQSFKQLSKTSRVPKNATLLTGVASAIAAGVFPLASIAAFLNICTLAYLILLAYGIIKLRKDKGMPKEGEFKTPLVPLLPILSILICVSFMLQYSLDTWIAFGIALVVGLVIYFAYGLRHSTLAEAE
- a CDS encoding YitT family protein translates to MIRKLQPIITIILGAAIYAFGLTYFVVPYHLFEGGATGITLITYYLFKIPVSLMNLLINIPLFILAWKIFGPKTLYSSLLGSISLSVWLAIFERIPLHIDLQGDLIIVALVSGVLLGVGLGIIFNAGGTTGGSDIVARILNKYTNISIGKLLFGIDFFILMLILIIFQDLRLVTYTLLFDFIIARVIDLIGEGGYAGKGFMIITQYPDQLAKEINDELGRGVTFISGQGYYSKKDLKIIYCIVGRNEIVKMKDMIHKIDPQAFITITEAHEILGEGFTYVKD
- a CDS encoding DegV family protein produces the protein MTQVKIVTDSSVTIEPEVVKELNITVVPLSVMIDSVLYSDADLKEGEFLHLMQQSKNLPKTSQPPVGVFAEIFEELGKDDSQIIAIHMSHALSGTVEAARQGASLSTADVTVIDSSFTDQAMKFQVVEAAKLAKEGKDLETILAHVEDVKNHTELYIGVSTLENLVKGGRIGRVTGLLSSLLNIRVVMQMKNHELQPIAKGRGAKTFKKWLEELTNTLSQKSVAEIGISYAGTNELANEMKALLQPYVEKPISVLETGSIIQTHTGENAWAILIRYNS